A genomic region of Papaver somniferum cultivar HN1 chromosome 7, ASM357369v1, whole genome shotgun sequence contains the following coding sequences:
- the LOC113296284 gene encoding uncharacterized protein LOC113296284 encodes MSSSVSKYLMEIKSFQDQLAAAGSQISDTEMVVTILSGLPLEYHSFATSIRIRNPLVSSKELFNLLMNEEIVVTNTKTDSEAKAFAAQHYQQFKLNSSYNLDLHTQTQTQFFIEVDQKVEVVDIQILISSQDLPMEEAMLAAADIFDDSPWYADSGANNHITSNDANLTTSSPYEGAEMISTASGQGLDLSEDPFARAT; translated from the exons ATGAGTAGTTCTGTATCAAAATATCTAATGGAGATTAAAAGCTTTCAAGATCAACTTGCAGCTGCAGGATCTCAAATTTCAGACACTGAAATGGTGGTAACTATTTTATCTGGCTTGCCTCTAGAGTATCATTCTTTTGCTACTTCCATTAGAATTCGTAATCCGCTAGTATCAAGCAAGGAACTGTTCAATCTACTCATGAATGAAGAAATTGTTGTAACCAATACCAAAACTGATTCTGAAGCCAAAGCTTTTGCGGCTCAACATTATCAGCAGTTCAAACTTAACTCTAGTTACAatctagaccttcatactcaaactcaaactcagtTTTTCATAGAGGTGGATCAAAAGGTCGAGGTGGTCGACATCCAAATCCTAATTTCTTCTCAAGACCTTCCTATGGAAGAG GCAATGTTAGCAGCTgcagatatttttgatgattctcCCTGGTATGCAGATAGTGGAGCTAACAATCACATCACCTCTAATGATGCTAATCTGACTACTTCTTCTCCTTATGAAGGTGCTGAGATGATTTCAACAGCTAGTGGCCAAG GACTTGACCTTTCAGAGGATCCTTTTGCAAGGGCCACATAA